The proteins below come from a single Corylus avellana chromosome ca3, CavTom2PMs-1.0 genomic window:
- the LOC132174982 gene encoding heat shock factor protein HSF8-like codes for MDGANNEGDVSGSSGGGGAQPMPAPAPMPSANAPPPFLSKTYDMVDDPATDPIVSWSATNNSFVVWNPPEFARDLLPKYFKHNNFSSFVRQLNTYGFRKVDPDRWEFANEGFLRGQKHLLKSISRRKPAHGHSHQQPQQSHGQSSSVGACVEVGKFGLEEEVERLKRDKNVLMQELVRLRQQQQTTDNQLQTMVQRLQGMEQRQQQMMSFLAKAVQSPGFLAHFVQQQNESNKRITEANKKRRLKQEGISESEHSAAPDGQIVKYQPPMNEAAKAKAMLRQIMKMDASSRLESYNDKDSLLIADNSSSSNAMDNGSSPSRMSGVTLQEVPPTSGHRPSAAISEIQSSPRAATSDKVTTIPFPDMSVLVGAEDASSISMPQADVIMPELSQIPEMMSESVAIPEENYMGPETGNGGFLDPTSLEVNGSIPLEIDMSSDTDIDALLGFNVWEDFLVESPAPEEIESNYADGMPKGNDMQPKNGWDNAQHMDKLTEQMGYLRSDINEV; via the exons ATGGACGGAGCGAATAACGAAGGAGATGTGTCGGGATCGAGCGGCGGCGGGGGAGCTCAGCCCATGCCGGCGCCTGCGCCGATGCCGAGCGCGAACGCGCCGCCGCCGTTCCTGAGCAAGACGTACGACATGGTGGACGACCCGGCGACCGACCCGATAGTTTCGTGGAGCGCCACCAACAACAGCTTCGTGGTGTGGAACCCGCCCGAGTTTGCCCGGGACCTCCTGCCCAAGTACTTCAAGCACAACAACTTCTCCAGCTTCGTCAGGCAGCTCAACACCTAC GGTTTCAGAAAGGTTGATCCAGACCGCTGGGAATTTGCAAATGAGGGCTTCTTGAGGGGCCAAAAACACCTCCTTAAGAGTATTAGTCGGCGAAAACCTGCCCATGGGCATAGTCATCAACAGCCACAGCAATCACATGGGCAGAGTTCATCAGTGGGTGCCTGTGTAGAGGTTGGGAAGTTTGGGCTGGAGGAAGAGGTTGAGAGGCTTAAAAGGGATAAGAATGTGCTTATGCAGGAACTTGTCAGGTTGAGGCAGCAGCAACAGACTACTGATAATCAGCTGCAAACCATGGTGCAGCGTCTTCAGGGGATGGAGCAGAGGCAGCAACAGATGATGTCATTCCTGGCAAAGGCCGTGCAGAGTCCTGGCTTCTTGGCTCACTTTGTGCAGCAGCAAAATGAGAGCAACAAGCGAATAACTGAAGCCAACAAAAAGCGAAGGCTCAAGCAAGAAGGTATTTCTGAGAGCGAACACTCTGCTGCACCTGACGGACAGATTGTTAAGTACCAGCCACCAATGAATGAGGCGGCAAAGGCAAAGGCAATGCTTAGGCAGATTATGAAAATGGATGCTTCCTCCAGGCTGGAATCTTATAATGACAAAGATAGTTTACTGATTGCTGACAATTCATCATCTTCGAATGCAATGGACAATGGGAGCTCTCCAAGCCGTATGTCAGGAGTGACTCTGCAAGAGGTCCCACCAACTTCAGGGCATAGACCCTCAGCTGCAATTTCCGAAATTCAATCTTCCCCTCGTGCTGCAACTTCTGATAAAGTTACAACAATTCCTTTCCCTGATATGAGTGTGCTGGTTGGAGCAGAAGATGCATCTTCCATTTCTATGCCTCAGGCAGATGTAATCATGCCTGAGCTTTCTCAAATACCTGAAATGATGTCCGAAAGTGTTGCTATTCCCGAGGAAAATTACATGGGACCTGAAACAGGCAATGGTGGATTTTTAGACCCCACTTCATTGGAAGTTAATGGGTCTATTCCCTTAGAAATTGATATGTCCTCTGATACTGATATTGATGCCTTACTAGGTTTTAATGTTTGGGAGGACTTTCTTGTGGAAAGTCCAGCACCAGAGGAGATTGAATCAAATTATGCTGACGGTATGCCCAAGGGAAACGATATGCAGCCAAAGAACGGATGGGACAATGCTCAGCATATGGACAAGCTTACAGAACAAATGGGCTATCTTAGATCAGATATCAATGAGGTTTGA